From the genome of Mycobacterium dioxanotrophicus, one region includes:
- a CDS encoding pyridoxamine 5'-phosphate oxidase family protein — protein MTSLERIAPAFVEMAHSIVWASAATVDADGRPRSRILHPIWEWDGTDLFGWIATGPTPVKKADLAAHPYLSVSYWTASHDTCSADCLVEWYLDDDTRRQVWDRFATAPAPVGYDPSIIPGWDGPTSPGFAALRLSPYRLRVMPGTVLTAGAGEALNWRA, from the coding sequence GTGACCTCACTGGAGCGCATCGCGCCTGCCTTCGTCGAGATGGCCCATTCGATCGTGTGGGCGTCGGCCGCCACTGTCGACGCCGACGGGCGCCCGCGCAGCCGCATCCTGCATCCGATCTGGGAATGGGACGGCACCGACCTGTTCGGCTGGATCGCCACCGGGCCGACACCGGTCAAGAAGGCCGATCTCGCCGCGCATCCGTATCTCTCGGTGAGCTACTGGACCGCCAGCCATGACACCTGCTCGGCGGACTGCCTGGTCGAGTGGTACCTCGACGACGACACCCGCCGCCAGGTGTGGGACCGCTTCGCCACCGCACCCGCGCCGGTCGGTTACGACCCGTCGATCATTCCGGGGTGGGACGGGCCGACCTCGCCCGGGTTTGCGGCGCTGCGGCTGAGCCCGTACCGGCTGCGCGTCATGCCCGGGACGGTGTTGACCGCCGGTGCCGGGGAAGCGCTGAATTGGCGGGCCTGA
- a CDS encoding cold-shock protein → MTEGTVKWFNNDKGFGFIAPDGGAPDVFVHHSEIQGSGFRSLEENQRVKFDITQGNKGPQAVAVTAL, encoded by the coding sequence ATGACCGAAGGAACCGTGAAGTGGTTTAACAACGACAAGGGCTTTGGCTTCATCGCCCCGGATGGCGGTGCGCCAGACGTGTTCGTTCACCACTCCGAGATCCAGGGCAGCGGCTTCCGCTCGCTCGAAGAGAACCAGCGGGTGAAGTTCGACATCACTCAGGGCAACAAAGGCCCACAAGCCGTGGCCGTGACCGCCCTCTGA
- a CDS encoding phosphotransferase family protein: MTDVESLLHPARLGPALATATADHRWATFDARLIAGGKSNLTFELTSAAGELILRRPPQGPLLPSAHDMAREARVQRALAQTSVPVASVVYAETAAQTLDTPFYAMEKVAGHAIRDTMPTGYATAPADRHKIADALIDTLADLHSIQPAAIGLDDYGRPEGFLARQVARWRKQSLASRSRDVPALDALATALAADLPASPPPGIVHGDFRLDNCLMDPAHPGRVAAVLDWELSTVGDPLTDLGLLLFYWPQHGEPNIPLVPTVTTQEGFPPRSHLLSRYAERTGRDVSAVPFYEAFARFKFAVIIQGVAARSAAGMMAGQDFGEVESDVIMLAEAGLDALGAA; this comes from the coding sequence ATGACCGACGTCGAATCACTGCTGCACCCGGCCCGACTGGGCCCCGCCTTGGCCACGGCCACCGCCGACCATCGCTGGGCCACGTTCGACGCCCGGCTCATCGCCGGCGGCAAGTCGAACCTGACCTTCGAACTAACCTCTGCCGCAGGCGAATTGATTCTCCGTCGACCACCGCAGGGGCCTCTGCTACCGAGTGCGCACGACATGGCCCGCGAGGCGCGCGTGCAGCGAGCACTGGCACAGACATCCGTGCCGGTCGCATCGGTGGTCTACGCCGAGACCGCCGCGCAGACCCTCGACACCCCGTTCTATGCGATGGAGAAGGTAGCCGGCCACGCCATCCGCGACACCATGCCGACGGGTTACGCGACGGCACCGGCGGATCGGCACAAGATCGCCGACGCCCTCATCGACACACTGGCCGATCTACACAGCATCCAGCCCGCAGCCATCGGCCTCGACGACTACGGCAGGCCGGAGGGTTTCCTGGCCCGGCAGGTCGCCCGCTGGCGAAAGCAGTCGCTGGCCAGCCGTTCTCGCGATGTGCCTGCCCTTGATGCCCTGGCGACCGCCTTGGCGGCCGACCTGCCGGCCAGCCCGCCACCGGGCATCGTGCACGGCGACTTCCGGCTGGACAACTGCCTGATGGATCCGGCGCACCCGGGCCGCGTCGCCGCGGTCCTGGACTGGGAGCTGTCGACGGTCGGCGATCCTCTCACCGACCTCGGGCTCTTGCTGTTCTACTGGCCGCAGCACGGTGAACCCAACATTCCGCTGGTGCCGACGGTCACCACACAGGAGGGATTCCCGCCGCGGTCACATCTGTTGTCCCGCTACGCCGAACGCACCGGGCGCGACGTCTCGGCGGTGCCGTTCTACGAAGCGTTCGCACGGTTCAAGTTCGCCGTCATCATCCAAGGCGTCGCGGCTCGCTCGGCTGCGGGAATGATGGCCGGCCAGGATTTCGGCGAGGTGGAGAGCGACGTGATAATGCTCGCCGAGGCCGGTCTGGACGCGTTGGGGGCGGCGTGA
- a CDS encoding SDR family NAD(P)-dependent oxidoreductase, translating to MSGIIDRFRLNGRVAVVTGASSGLGVGFARALVDAGARVVLGARREEQLHALASEFATDLVRTRRTDVTDPQDCAALAELAITEFGRLDILVNNAGVGTAVPALRETPDEFRGVIDVNLMGTYWMAQAAARVMQPGSSIVNIASVLGLIKSYAPQAAYASSKAAVVGLTRDLSQQWSGRKGIRVNAIAPGYFESEMTATIPGDQLAAFVEQTATLKRLGCQHELDTALIFLASDASTYITGVTLPVDGGMSGH from the coding sequence ATGAGCGGCATCATCGACCGGTTCCGGTTGAACGGGCGGGTTGCGGTGGTAACCGGGGCGAGCTCAGGACTGGGAGTCGGATTCGCTCGCGCACTGGTCGACGCCGGCGCGCGAGTTGTCCTGGGAGCCCGACGCGAGGAGCAACTGCACGCTCTGGCAAGCGAATTCGCTACCGATTTGGTCCGCACCCGTCGCACCGACGTCACCGATCCACAGGACTGCGCGGCGCTGGCCGAACTGGCGATCACCGAGTTCGGCCGCCTCGACATCCTGGTCAACAACGCCGGGGTCGGCACCGCGGTACCCGCCCTGCGGGAAACCCCCGACGAATTCCGCGGCGTCATCGACGTCAACCTCATGGGGACGTACTGGATGGCCCAGGCCGCGGCCCGGGTGATGCAACCGGGGTCGAGCATCGTCAACATCGCCAGCGTGCTCGGGCTGATCAAATCCTATGCGCCGCAAGCGGCGTACGCGTCCAGCAAAGCCGCCGTCGTCGGCCTCACGCGGGATCTGTCCCAGCAGTGGTCGGGGCGTAAAGGCATCAGGGTCAACGCCATCGCGCCCGGGTACTTCGAGAGCGAGATGACCGCGACGATCCCCGGTGACCAACTCGCCGCATTCGTCGAGCAGACCGCGACACTCAAACGCCTCGGCTGCCAACACGAACTCGACACCGCCCTGATCTTTCTGGCCAGCGACGCCTCGACCTACATCACCGGAGTCACGCTGCCCGTCGACGGCGGCATGTCCGGCCACTGA
- a CDS encoding acyl-CoA dehydrogenase family protein, which produces MDFSASPRTAELTDKVWNFMREKVFPAESVYRDWRAANSAHARPPILEELKEEAKRRGLWNLFLPQESGLTNTEYAAIAEITGWSPVIAPEVMNCNAPDTGNMETLLMFGTDEQKTQWLEPLLAGEIRSAFAMTEPAVASSDARNITTSITRDGDEYVINGRKWWITGVADEACQIFIVMGKTDPDAAPHRQQSMVLVPRDTPGLEIVRHLPIFGYQDQHGHSEIVFENVRVPVTNVLSAEGDGFMIAQARLGPGRIHHAMRAVGMAERALALMVDRAQNREAFGGPLAEQGVVRDLIAQSRIEIDQARLLVLHTAWLIDQHGARGAATEIAAIKVAAPNMATRVIDRAIEVFGGGGVSDDYPLAYFYSWARVLRIVDGPDAVHRRTVARNELRRERPYVG; this is translated from the coding sequence ATGGACTTCAGCGCGTCACCACGTACCGCCGAGCTCACCGACAAAGTGTGGAACTTCATGCGCGAGAAGGTGTTTCCCGCCGAATCGGTGTACCGGGACTGGCGTGCGGCGAACTCCGCGCACGCCCGGCCGCCCATCCTCGAAGAACTCAAGGAAGAAGCCAAGCGACGGGGACTGTGGAACCTGTTCCTGCCTCAGGAATCCGGGCTGACCAACACCGAATACGCCGCGATCGCCGAGATCACCGGATGGTCGCCCGTCATCGCCCCCGAGGTGATGAACTGCAACGCCCCCGACACCGGCAACATGGAAACGCTGTTGATGTTCGGCACCGACGAGCAGAAGACGCAGTGGCTCGAACCCCTGCTGGCAGGCGAGATCCGGTCCGCGTTCGCGATGACCGAGCCGGCGGTGGCCAGCTCCGACGCCCGCAACATCACCACCTCGATCACCCGTGACGGCGACGAGTACGTCATCAACGGCCGCAAGTGGTGGATCACCGGCGTCGCCGACGAGGCGTGCCAGATCTTCATCGTGATGGGCAAGACCGATCCCGACGCGGCGCCGCACCGGCAACAGTCCATGGTGCTGGTCCCCCGCGACACCCCGGGACTCGAGATCGTCCGCCACCTACCGATTTTCGGATATCAGGATCAGCACGGGCATTCCGAGATCGTGTTCGAGAACGTCCGCGTCCCGGTGACCAACGTGCTCTCGGCCGAGGGCGACGGGTTCATGATCGCGCAGGCGCGCCTGGGCCCCGGTCGCATCCACCACGCCATGCGGGCCGTCGGAATGGCCGAACGTGCATTGGCGCTCATGGTCGATCGGGCCCAGAACCGCGAGGCCTTCGGCGGGCCGCTCGCCGAACAGGGTGTGGTGCGTGACCTCATCGCCCAGTCCCGGATCGAGATCGACCAAGCACGCCTGTTGGTGCTGCACACGGCATGGCTGATCGATCAGCACGGCGCACGAGGGGCTGCGACCGAGATCGCCGCCATCAAGGTGGCGGCGCCGAACATGGCCACCCGCGTGATCGACCGCGCCATCGAGGTGTTCGGCGGCGGCGGTGTCAGTGACGATTACCCGCTCGCGTACTTCTACAGCTGGGCGCGGGTGCTGCGGATCGTCGACGGTCCCGACGCCGTTCACCGGCGCACGGTGGCCCGCAACGAGTTGCGCCGTGAACGCCCGTACGTCGGATAG
- a CDS encoding DUF5994 family protein, producing the protein MLAKQLGADIDGAWWPYSGSLATELPNLVAALQQQLGEIVEICLNWSETDGQVDLDAMVVGNRWATVMRPKRLRLIRVTGRNADITLLVVPPRTSLALGALVMRCAAVLPIADADRNTPLFATADSVVDAALAESARWARRVHNEVAEG; encoded by the coding sequence GTGTTGGCGAAGCAATTGGGAGCCGACATCGACGGGGCGTGGTGGCCCTATTCCGGGTCGCTGGCCACCGAACTGCCCAACCTGGTTGCCGCTCTGCAGCAGCAGCTGGGCGAGATCGTCGAGATCTGTCTGAATTGGTCGGAGACCGACGGGCAGGTCGACCTGGACGCAATGGTCGTCGGCAACCGGTGGGCAACCGTGATGCGTCCCAAGCGTCTCCGCCTGATCAGGGTGACCGGACGCAATGCGGACATCACGTTGCTGGTGGTGCCCCCTAGAACATCGCTGGCGCTGGGAGCCCTGGTGATGCGTTGTGCGGCGGTGCTACCGATCGCCGATGCCGATCGCAACACACCGCTGTTCGCGACCGCCGACTCTGTGGTGGACGCGGCACTGGCCGAATCCGCCAGGTGGGCCCGCCGGGTGCACAACGAGGTGGCCGAGGGCTGA
- a CDS encoding TetR family transcriptional regulator, whose protein sequence is MAEHTGALVRSARVRTGVSLRQLATRIGVSPATMSAIENDKAGLSVDRLYAIAEALGTSATEMLRTPEPHHAPRAGAHDDNAPGADWRAFPALNLDPVLMAAISVFVRTGYHGATMRTIATAAHMSVPGVYHHYPSKQRLLVAILDVAMSELHWLIPAARSEGSTPTERFSNMVEALALFHTHRRDLAFIGASEMRSILPPDHERISALRNDIQYMLDDEAEAAIATGEFRTPHAHDATRAISTMCTSLPSWFQPSGPTSASEIAGEYARFAVDIMRAG, encoded by the coding sequence ATGGCTGAACATACCGGCGCGCTCGTGCGGTCTGCCCGCGTGCGTACCGGGGTCTCGTTACGCCAACTGGCCACCCGCATCGGCGTGAGCCCCGCGACGATGAGCGCGATCGAGAACGACAAGGCCGGCCTCAGCGTGGACCGGCTCTACGCGATCGCCGAGGCGCTGGGCACGTCGGCCACCGAGATGTTGCGGACGCCCGAGCCGCACCATGCCCCCCGGGCCGGGGCCCACGACGACAACGCCCCCGGCGCAGACTGGCGCGCGTTCCCCGCCCTGAACCTGGACCCGGTGCTGATGGCTGCGATCTCGGTGTTCGTCCGCACCGGCTACCACGGGGCCACCATGCGGACCATCGCCACCGCCGCACACATGAGTGTCCCCGGCGTCTACCACCACTACCCGAGCAAGCAGCGCCTGCTGGTGGCCATTCTCGACGTCGCGATGAGCGAGTTGCACTGGCTCATCCCGGCAGCCAGATCCGAAGGATCCACGCCCACCGAGCGATTCAGCAACATGGTCGAGGCGCTCGCGTTGTTTCATACCCACCGCAGGGACCTGGCCTTCATCGGCGCGAGCGAGATGCGCAGCATCCTGCCACCCGATCACGAGCGGATCTCCGCGCTGCGCAACGACATTCAGTACATGCTCGACGACGAGGCCGAAGCCGCGATCGCGACAGGCGAGTTCCGCACGCCACACGCCCACGACGCCACCCGGGCGATATCCACCATGTGCACGTCGCTGCCGTCGTGGTTCCAGCCGTCCGGGCCGACGTCGGCGTCCGAGATCGCGGGGGAGTACGCCCGGTTCGCCGTCGACATCATGCGTGCCGGCTAA
- a CDS encoding transglutaminase-like domain-containing protein, translating into MKRDVGVHLGVDIIEPTSLEFQIAVARQANTEVFESLSFDMNGEQLQPTEVIGAHGSRIHKLDARQGRLTVDYTATVVGRADPAPVTDYDLSVYLRPSRYAESDKFFGFAATEFGGYRDSATLLEKVSSWVGSRLSYVPGSSDPIDGAVDTLLAGAGVCRDFAHLAVALLRAVNVPARMVSVYAPGLQPMDFHAVAEAHVDGSWRVVDGTRLAPRQSLVRIATGRDSADTAFLDNHGGSVTLCDMRVFAVVDGELPRDSLEQLVSIG; encoded by the coding sequence ATGAAACGCGACGTGGGCGTCCACCTCGGCGTCGACATCATCGAACCGACATCGCTGGAGTTTCAGATCGCTGTTGCCCGGCAGGCCAATACCGAAGTGTTCGAATCACTTTCCTTCGATATGAACGGTGAGCAACTACAGCCGACCGAGGTTATCGGCGCGCACGGCAGCCGGATCCACAAACTAGATGCCCGGCAAGGGCGGCTCACGGTCGACTACACAGCCACGGTTGTCGGCCGTGCCGACCCCGCCCCCGTGACGGACTACGACCTCTCGGTGTATCTCCGCCCCAGTCGCTACGCCGAGTCGGACAAGTTCTTCGGCTTCGCCGCAACGGAATTCGGCGGCTACCGGGACTCGGCGACGCTACTGGAGAAAGTCTCGTCGTGGGTGGGCAGCAGGCTGAGCTATGTGCCAGGTTCGAGCGATCCGATCGACGGAGCCGTCGACACCCTGCTGGCGGGCGCCGGGGTATGCCGCGACTTCGCCCACCTGGCGGTGGCGCTGCTGCGGGCAGTCAACGTACCCGCGCGGATGGTGTCGGTGTACGCACCGGGATTGCAGCCCATGGATTTTCATGCGGTCGCCGAGGCGCACGTCGACGGCTCATGGCGCGTGGTCGACGGTACTCGGCTGGCTCCGAGGCAGAGCCTGGTGCGGATTGCCACCGGCCGCGACTCCGCAGACACCGCATTTCTCGATAACCACGGGGGTTCGGTCACACTGTGCGACATGAGGGTGTTCGCCGTCGTCGACGGGGAACTCCCCAGGGATTCGCTCGAACAGCTGGTCTCGATCGGCTGA
- a CDS encoding acyl-ACP desaturase, translating to MQRHLTDVEILKELEPVAEAGLNHHLKVAKEWHPHDYVPWDLGRNFAALGGEDWDPEQSRLSEVAKVAMVTNLLTEDNLPSYHRGAANHFSLDGAWGHWVNQWTAEENRHGIVIRDYLVVTRGVDPVALERMRMEHMRNGYDPDEEERDIHEPGPLMISAYATLQELATRVSHRNTGKICDDPIAESMLQRVATDENLHMVFYRNMFSAGFDLAPDQAMEAVCAIIEGFRMPGRGMPNWRRNSVIMAKHGIYDLRQHLEEVVMPNVKKWRIFERTDVTAIGEKRREQLADYLEDLQKQVVRFEEQRDRMLAREAAKAERSA from the coding sequence TTGCAGAGACATTTGACCGACGTCGAGATTCTCAAGGAGCTCGAGCCGGTTGCTGAGGCAGGTCTCAATCACCACCTCAAAGTCGCCAAGGAGTGGCACCCGCACGACTACGTGCCGTGGGACCTCGGCCGTAACTTCGCAGCCCTTGGCGGCGAGGATTGGGACCCTGAGCAATCTCGGCTTTCCGAAGTCGCCAAGGTCGCGATGGTCACCAATCTGCTCACCGAGGACAACCTGCCGTCCTATCACCGGGGCGCGGCCAATCACTTCTCCCTCGACGGCGCCTGGGGACACTGGGTCAACCAGTGGACCGCCGAGGAAAACCGGCACGGCATCGTCATCCGCGACTACCTCGTCGTCACCCGCGGAGTGGACCCCGTGGCGCTGGAGCGCATGCGCATGGAGCACATGCGCAACGGCTATGACCCCGACGAAGAAGAACGCGACATCCATGAGCCCGGCCCGCTGATGATTTCGGCGTACGCCACGCTGCAGGAGCTCGCCACCCGCGTCAGCCACCGCAACACCGGCAAGATCTGCGACGACCCGATCGCCGAGTCGATGCTGCAGCGCGTCGCGACCGACGAGAACCTGCACATGGTCTTCTACCGCAACATGTTCTCGGCCGGTTTCGACCTCGCCCCCGACCAGGCGATGGAGGCGGTGTGCGCGATCATCGAAGGGTTCCGGATGCCCGGACGCGGCATGCCGAACTGGCGCCGCAACAGCGTGATCATGGCCAAGCACGGCATCTACGATCTGCGCCAGCACCTCGAAGAGGTCGTCATGCCCAACGTCAAGAAGTGGCGGATCTTCGAACGCACCGACGTGACCGCGATCGGCGAGAAGCGCCGCGAGCAGCTCGCCGACTACCTGGAGGACCTGCAGAAGCAGGTCGTCAGGTTCGAGGAGCAGCGCGACCGGATGCTCGCACGCGAGGCCGCCAAGGCCGAGCGCTCGGCGTAA
- the hchA gene encoding glyoxalase III HchA — translation MAANADDLSREPTPDPAEDNAYFPSPYSLSQYTTAKTDFAGVKYKDAYTGGRWKVLMIAAEERYVLLENGKMFSTGNHPIEMLLPLHHLMEAGFEIDIATLSGYPAKLELWAMPREDEAVLSTYQALKPKLKQPKKLADVIADDLGPDSDYIAVFIPGGHGAVVGLPASTDVEQTLDWALANDKFIITLCHGPAALLAGALGKQESPFKGYSVCVFPDALDQGPNIEIGYLPGHLQWLVADLLGKQGLTVVNDQMTGQVHRDRKLLTGDSPLASNSLGLLAADALVDAIRADG, via the coding sequence GTGGCAGCCAATGCAGACGATCTGAGCAGGGAACCGACGCCGGACCCGGCCGAAGACAACGCCTACTTCCCGTCGCCGTACTCGCTGAGCCAGTACACCACCGCCAAGACCGACTTCGCCGGCGTCAAGTACAAGGACGCCTACACCGGCGGCAGGTGGAAGGTGCTCATGATCGCCGCCGAAGAACGCTACGTCCTGCTGGAGAACGGCAAGATGTTCTCGACCGGCAACCATCCGATCGAGATGCTGCTCCCGCTGCACCACCTCATGGAGGCCGGCTTCGAGATCGACATCGCCACGCTGTCGGGCTACCCGGCCAAACTGGAACTGTGGGCGATGCCGCGCGAGGACGAGGCGGTCCTGTCGACCTACCAGGCGCTCAAGCCAAAGCTCAAGCAGCCCAAGAAACTTGCCGATGTGATCGCCGATGATCTCGGCCCGGACTCCGACTACATCGCGGTGTTCATCCCGGGTGGCCATGGCGCCGTGGTCGGGCTGCCGGCGAGCACGGACGTGGAGCAGACGCTCGATTGGGCACTGGCCAACGACAAGTTCATCATCACGCTGTGCCACGGCCCGGCCGCGTTGCTGGCCGGTGCGCTCGGTAAGCAGGAATCGCCGTTCAAGGGTTACTCGGTGTGCGTCTTCCCGGACGCCCTCGACCAGGGCCCGAACATCGAGATCGGTTACCTGCCAGGGCATTTGCAGTGGCTGGTGGCCGACCTGCTCGGCAAGCAGGGGCTCACGGTCGTCAACGATCAGATGACCGGCCAGGTGCACCGGGACCGCAAACTGCTCACGGGTGACAGCCCACTCGCCTCGAACAGTCTCGGCCTTCTCGCCGCCGACGCTCTGGTCGACGCCATACGCGCCGACGGCTAG
- a CDS encoding nitroreductase family deazaflavin-dependent oxidoreductase — MQLPQSLARFNRHVTNPIQRLWAGWAPTFGILEHVGRKSGKTYRTPLSVFSTDEGVAIMLTYGPDRDWLKNLTAAGHARIRRHGKTIEVQDPRVVTKEEAAEHVTGVMHRPFARLPFEQAVLLTKV, encoded by the coding sequence ATGCAGTTACCGCAATCGTTGGCTCGCTTCAATCGCCACGTGACCAATCCCATCCAGCGCCTGTGGGCCGGCTGGGCCCCGACCTTCGGAATCCTTGAGCACGTCGGCCGCAAATCGGGCAAGACCTACCGCACCCCGCTGAGCGTGTTCAGCACTGACGAGGGCGTGGCGATCATGCTGACCTACGGCCCGGATCGGGACTGGCTCAAGAACCTCACCGCCGCCGGTCACGCTCGGATCCGCCGCCACGGCAAGACCATCGAGGTTCAGGACCCGCGGGTGGTGACCAAGGAAGAGGCCGCCGAGCATGTGACCGGGGTGATGCATCGCCCGTTCGCGCGGCTGCCGTTCGAGCAGGCCGTCCTGCTGACCAAGGTGTAG
- a CDS encoding cytochrome P450, producing the protein MNAAAKADDVSALPLAPRNPLSIRQLANAVRELDTGQLLLRAAGGPVTRVQFGPAWLMPPLVAVFSPDGIRDVLRRNDAFAERCIVHDEVRHAAGDSLFVLPNEQWRPRKRALQPVFTRQNVQAFGGHMSRAAQTAVDSWGDGGEIDLDAECRRVTMQSLGRSVLGVDLNERAGVIVEHMHVASSYTTDRALRPVRAPRWLPTPARARAWAAVAAMRAVTNEILRACRSDPERDAPLVQALIAATDPETGRPLSDEDISNDLLIFMLAGHDTTATALTYALWQLGRHPEIQERVAAEAAALGDRELTPADVPSLGYTVQVLNEALRLCPPAAGVGRLALRDIAVDGYRVQAGSLVALGIYAVHHDPQLWPDPQVFDPDRFSPQNTRERDRWCFIPFAGGARSCIGEHFARLETTLALATIVRAVEVVATCARFPVEVPFTTVAKGPIPAAVRPR; encoded by the coding sequence ATGAACGCCGCAGCGAAGGCCGATGACGTCAGCGCCTTGCCCCTTGCACCTCGCAATCCGCTGTCCATCCGGCAACTGGCAAACGCCGTGCGGGAACTCGACACCGGGCAGTTGCTCCTGCGTGCCGCGGGCGGGCCCGTCACCCGAGTGCAGTTCGGGCCGGCGTGGCTCATGCCCCCGCTCGTCGCGGTGTTCTCCCCGGACGGGATCCGCGACGTGCTTAGGCGCAACGACGCGTTCGCCGAGCGGTGCATCGTGCACGACGAGGTGCGGCACGCCGCCGGTGACAGCCTGTTCGTGCTGCCGAACGAGCAGTGGCGGCCCCGTAAACGCGCCCTGCAGCCGGTGTTCACCAGGCAGAACGTGCAGGCCTTCGGCGGTCACATGTCGCGGGCTGCACAGACCGCGGTCGACAGCTGGGGCGACGGCGGCGAGATCGACCTCGATGCCGAATGCCGCCGGGTCACCATGCAGTCGCTGGGCCGTTCGGTGTTGGGTGTCGACCTCAACGAGCGCGCCGGCGTCATCGTCGAGCACATGCATGTCGCGTCGTCGTACACCACCGACCGGGCACTGCGGCCGGTTCGCGCGCCCAGGTGGCTCCCCACCCCGGCGCGCGCCCGCGCGTGGGCCGCGGTCGCGGCGATGCGTGCGGTGACCAATGAGATCCTGCGGGCGTGTCGCTCCGATCCGGAGCGGGACGCCCCGCTGGTGCAGGCGTTGATCGCGGCCACCGACCCGGAGACCGGCCGGCCGCTGTCCGATGAGGACATCAGCAACGACCTGCTGATCTTCATGCTGGCCGGGCACGACACGACCGCGACCGCTCTGACCTACGCCCTGTGGCAATTGGGCCGCCATCCCGAGATTCAGGAGCGGGTGGCCGCCGAGGCCGCCGCGCTCGGAGACCGTGAATTGACCCCGGCCGACGTGCCGAGCCTCGGCTACACCGTGCAGGTGCTCAACGAGGCGCTGCGACTGTGCCCGCCGGCCGCAGGGGTGGGCCGCCTGGCGCTGCGCGACATTGCCGTGGACGGATACCGGGTCCAGGCGGGCAGCCTGGTGGCGTTGGGTATCTACGCCGTACACCACGACCCGCAACTGTGGCCGGATCCGCAGGTGTTCGACCCCGACCGGTTCAGCCCGCAGAACACCCGGGAGCGGGACCGCTGGTGTTTCATCCCGTTCGCCGGTGGTGCGCGCTCGTGCATCGGCGAGCATTTCGCGCGGCTCGAGACGACGCTGGCGCTGGCCACCATCGTGCGAGCGGTCGAGGTCGTCGCGACCTGCGCCCGGTTCCCGGTCGAAGTGCCGTTCACCACGGTGGCCAAGGGTCCGATCCCGGCCGCGGTTCGCCCGCGATGA